DNA from Pomacea canaliculata isolate SZHN2017 linkage group LG9, ASM307304v1, whole genome shotgun sequence:
TGATGTATTACATCACTAGAGTGTGACTAATGCAAACCATCATTAGTACATAACAACTTTTATAAATATCACCATTATCTTCCTATCAGGGCAATAACTGCCTAAAAGCCACTTGATCGCTCATGAAAACATACCTTTCatgaaaaaattattgcattttCTCACAACATTTTggtaacaaaaactaaagttATCTGTCATCATTAAATAAATCGTAATCCCACGTTCAAAGCGCCCCTAAATacgattttaaattattttttcctcagCATAGCTTTCCTGTCTACCTCAACAGCTCGACCTAAACAACGTACGACCGGAAGTACGATCTATGGGAAATAACTCTACAAGGAGCGGATAACTGAgtggttaataataataataagtcgatttgtaatgcgcaggtatccattccaaAGAATGCTCaatgtgcagaaaaaaacaaaagaagaaaaaataaagtgaacaaatatataaaacaccaggaaagtaaaaaatatagacagaagtgtttcttggtagtttaagactggtttgaaagtaAATCCTCCCTTCTGACATCCTGTCCCCTCTTTAATGTTATCTTTTACTTACCCAGCTGACGCCCTCCCTCCACATACCCCAGGACTCTTTGGTGGGATGCCAAGTCAACCGATATAACCCAACTGTGGTCACTATTGATGTGCACGCCCAAATATGCCCTCACCTGTGTTTTATTGGTGCTTAATTTAAAGCAAAGTCGATGGAATCAGTTGGAGGATGTCAGGTCGCCAACTTCAACCTCTAATTAAATGCTTTCGATTGGGTGACGTCTATTGACTAGGAAGGAATGTGTTTCTTAGGTAATCAGAAGTAATAACGTAATTAACTCTCAAATCTGACATTCATTAGATTTTCTCCCCTGAAGGGGAGTGGGTCAGTCCTGGAGGTACGATATCACCAGGCCGATCCTTGGCAGAGGTGGAGCAAGTCCCTAACCCTCCGACATGTTTGTTAAATCAGTGAAATATCGAAGTCCCCAATTGGGGGACGTATCAAATATTCAGCCgataagaacattttttagATTTATCCATAATCGCTTTGTACTACGCGGAGATCTATGCCAGCTAAGACGATCCTACACTTATAGTCATGGACAGAGTGTTTACTACATCAACTGAAACACGGAAAGAGTTGCATTTAGCTTTACATAATATTCAGGTTTAGTAACAcaacataatatttaaataatttctacTTTACAATTTCTGCATATCTGTAACAGCAATTTATTTCCTAACTGCGGCTGATATTCTTTATATTGTTTTcgtagttttatttacattattctttaTACCTTTATGTGAGAATTACTTTTTGCAAGGATATTTTGCCTTGCGATAGCGTAAAGtgtaaaagggaaacaactctagaTTTTCAGTAGTGTTAGTATATGGGAAGCAACTCGCTACTAAATTTATGAAATGGCAGGCTAATTATAacaaaagcatataaaaatactCATTTGATCTTATTCTGGACCAGGAGCGATGTTTTACTTTGCTACTTACTCTCAGGATACATTTACTGCTATCActgtacaaagttttatttgcttaGAACGGTATCAGCATGAACCTATATACGTCCCTGGTGTCAGGAAATAATTCCATGATCATGAtgcttgatttgtgtgtgtgaaggagaaatGGGGAATGACAGAATAACCCTGAatactttcattctttatgcTGCTGGAGAATGCAGCTTTGACTTTGTGAAATAAAGTAGCTTGTCATGTGTCACCCTTTACCACAATGCAACAGATCTCAGAAAATATCGGCAGGGATGTAAATGGTGGCAGCTTtttaatttgatgatgatgatgatgataatgtcgatttgtaatgcgcaggtatccattccgaagaatgctcattgcgcagaaaaaagaacaaatgaagaacaaaaaagtgaacaaatatataaaacaccaggaaaagtaaaaaatggacagaataagtgtttcttggtagtttaagactggcttgaaagaaacagatcggttttcagtttcttgcggaacgtggttggtgaggtgatggtggagagtgacgatggcagagcattccacagcttaggagccgcatttttgaaggccctggctccagtgcgcttcttgttggtgtcttccactgcagggagacagaagcgtgactgggagcctgagcgcagggtacgtgacggctggtacggaggaactatttcctgcaaatagtcaggagcagttttagacatgcaggactgggcaatggaaagtactttgtggtcaatacgcttgttcattgggagccaatgaaggctctgtaggatcggggtgatgtgctcagtggacgactttgcactggtgacaatcctggcagctgtgttttgaactctttggagccgatccaactgagtagcaggtatagcccacaatgcactgttacaatagtccaatcgtgatgtgatggtagccacagcaagtgagtttgcagcagcttgagtcagcatgggccgtagtctacctaaagtcctcaaaaagtagtagggcttagccacaacagaactgacatggttgcacatggagagctctgcatcaataaacagccctagATCCCGTACACTgtcagcaaaggctatggaggcatcaccgacctgcacggcactaatgccaatctgctcccGTCTGGCCCTGGGGCCACACAGTAACGCTTCTGTCTTGTCGTCATTGAGTTTAAGACGATTCCTGGTCATCCACGCCTTCACCGCAACACAACAAGATTCGAGTCGTTGAAGCGCAACCCTAGCCACTGccggtcgggggggggggggggggaaactGCTCAGAATCTGTGTATCGTCCGCAAAGAACTGACGTCCCATCTGAAAGCGTTCAATGACCCGTCCAAGCTGTGAAACATATagcgaaaataataatggacccaAAACGGAGCCGTGTGGTACGCCACACGCCAGAGGAACTGCCTCAGAGCTTGCAGAGCCGACAATCACTCTCTGAGATCTCTCGGCAAGATAGGAGGCAATCCACTGCAGTGCAGCGCCCTGGATACCAGCCTCTGACGACAATCTCTGGAGCAGCATGCggtggttgatggtgtcaaacgcactactcaggtcaagtaatactaacagcactaagttgccagagttgacactacaaagaatgtcatttgtcacacgaagaagagcagtttctgtgctgaagccaggacgatacgctgactgaaatttatctaggcagccataattaataaaatgggtCATAAGCTGCTCTGCAACCACCCTCTCCAGTAGCTTGGAAAGATATGATAAATTTGACACTGGACGATAGTTTTTACAGTCGGAAGGATCCAGGTTCGTTTTTTTCAACAAGGGCTTCACAACAGCCTGTTTAAAACACCGTGGAACACATCCTGCTCTCAAACTGGCATTAATAAtgtccaagatgacaggaaataaaatgtccaGAAGTTGAAGAATAAATTTAGTTGGTACAGGATCCATGGCACATGAAATTTTAGTTGATCTCGCTACAAGTTTCCTCAAGTAACTCTCATCAATACACGTAAAAGAAGTCAGCGGAACACCAGCAAATGGCACAGAATAATCTGCCTCACACTCTGGCAACTCACAAGCTGCACTCTCAAGTCCAGCACTAATTTCcgttattttattaacaaagaaggaagacagctgaTCAGCAGCTGACTTGACATCCACCTCAGGAAGAACTGGACTAGTTCCGTTCTTACCCAACAAGctgttcacaatgtcaaaaATCTTTCTGGGATTTCCACTCGCAGCCTCTAGCTGCTCTTGCACGAATAGCGACTTAGCCTTttttacagcacaaacatatttatttctggctaacttatacagctgtctgtcaatctcaaGTTTGGTCCTCCTCCACTTTTTCTCTGCCAGCCGTCTCTGTTTCTTGGCTTCACTCACCCCCTCACAAAACCACGCACAATCTGGTCTATCTACAACAATTTTGCTGACTGCAGGCGCATGCTTATCAAGCAGCTCTAGTAAAGTCTGATTATATAACTCTGCTAACCCATCAACATCTGTGGGAGGATCTAATAACAACTTTGACTGAAGCAGGTTTCTTCTCTGAAAGCGTTCAGGTCaaccttcttcaaatttctacacaaaaaCAGATGTCTTTCTACACCTTGGTCGAGAAAGATCAGTCACCAAGGACTGCACAAAATGGTCTGAAATCAAAAAATCCTCGACAACAGCTGACTTGACCAGTGACTCTGATGGCGCACGAGTGATAACCCAGTCAAGAATGTGTCCAAGTCTATGAGTTGGTTTATCAATCAGCTGACAAAGACCACGGCTATCTAAAGCCTCAATCAACCGCTTCACATCACTATCTTGAGGTCTATCAAGTGAAAATTTACATCCCCAAAATAAGAATTTTCTCCTTTGTGAGTAAACTGTCCAGCAGCATAGTAAATTCCTCATGAAACAGAGAATCGAAAGCTGATTCTTTTTCGATGGAGGAGGTCTATACAAACAAATGATCTCTAATGTCTGCTTGGCTAATATCAGTCTTGCTGTTATGTACTCAAAGGACCTGtactgtgtttgtctcttcaacactgtaaatttcaaatgtactttaaataaaactccaaCTCCACCCCCACTCCTACCACTCCTGGGATTTTGTGCAAATGTATAGCCCTGTGGCGTAAGGTCTTTGATTACTGATTCATCACCTATCTCTTTTAACCAtgtctctgacaagaaaaatacatcaaagtcattatccaacactaaatcatgaatgtccacagccttgTTGCAGACTGACTGCACATTTAAGTGACCAACACAGAGACTTGCCACGTTTTTCGTTTCTATTGAAAGTCCCCCGctctttgacaaaggaaaattttcattaaaattgagGTCACCGTTCTGTTTCCCACCATTTGCACCTCGATTGGTTACAGCCTAAAGTcaagccggttcgatacccgtgtgacgcagcGAACTTGCCCCAGTCGTCGGAAACGGATACCTGACTCTTTAGAGCAGGTGGGCCTTTGCAAAGCATGCAAGTACACTTGCGGCGCGCACAAACGACACTGTACACGTGTGTGGTCctcatgacaacacaaatgtggGGACTCTTAGTttgaccacgaactaatatccacGTTCATGGTTTGAcgaaggacgtgtataggtggattgctgtctgtctgccaagaccaacgcttagctagTAAGTAGTGGTGGATTACTGTTTTGGGTCAGAGACCTTAGCAGGGCTCAGACTAAGAAGAGGGATTGGGATCGAAGGATCGAAGTCATTTGTTTAAGGACCAGTCTTAACAACAGCCTTACTATTTCATCTCCAGTTTTTAGgttgtcttcttcatcttgtTTGTTCACCTTGCTGCTCTTTCTTCAAGAGGAAAAAGGCTGAAAACCAGAGGTCCTGTGCTAAGTTAGCAGCATTGGGCAGACACCAGACTTCGTTGACTACAACAGATGAGGGTGCACCGCCATCTTCCCCTTGCCCCTCTCCTTACAAGGAGAAGTCAAGATACTGGCTGTATGGCATCACTGGGATAGCTGGCTGGAGGGCATCATTGGGATAGTTAGCTGATGACATCTGCCCTACTACCCACATTATCAGTGTTCATCCAGTGGTGAAGCTACATACAACAGTCTATAgtgctgtttttctttataaataaatttttatagttatttctGCATATGGTCTGGATCTTATAGTTTGATTTGCAGTTGTCTGCCTCTGtcaaagagaagaaatatttcatgtgGTGACTGCAAGATGTGGTGCACTGTAAGTCTTGTTTTTTAACCCCCATGTGCTCATACTTTGCTGTCTCCATCACCTTCCATTTGTCTGATGGTTTAGTGAGGTAATGGATTGAGGCTTGTCAGTAATGTTGTGAGGATTGCATGTCCTAGGTACATATCTTGGCTTGGGCACTTAGTTCTTTATCTGCATGTTGATTCTATTTGTAGAACTTACTGCAAGCTCAACTATCCCCACACCCTCTACCCATCCTTCAACTTCCTCCAACAACCCACTCTCCCCTCCCATTTTCTTGCTCGCTCTCTCTCTGGTGCTAGagattaaaacaacaaacaatgaacAGATGTGATTTTAAGGTTTACTTCTGTTCATGTAGGACTAGGGTAGGCTTTAATGATCTTCACCTCTTCTAAAGGTCTGTCATTGCTGTCTGTCTCCACCATGCCAATTCGCTGCACAACACTCATGCCTGAAAACACCCGCCCAAAAATTGTGTGTTTGCCATCTAACCACTGAGTAGGGGCTAGTGTAATGAAGAACTGGCTGCCATTAGTATTGGGTCCACTGTTGGCCATGGACAAGATCCCTGCACCTTCAAAagaggtttgaaaaaaaaattattctttgagCAATATTGGTAAAAGAAAAGCCtgtaaaacagtaataaaagcAGCGTCTTCTGAGAAATATGCTCCTAGAAATTAACAAGTACCACCTCAAGTTAACAGCTATTTTGGAGATTGCAGGATTTCTACCTTCAACTAATAGCAGATGAATATAAAGACAGGTAGAAATAAACTGTTGATACTGGGACGACTACATAACATGGCGCTTAGTGTGTAACAACAGAGCAGGAGTTGCTGTAACTGGAAATCTCCCCCTGTCCACCACTCATGGGTATCTGATTCATCAGGAAATGTAACTGTAAAATTGTCAGTCTGCCAGAAAACACCAATAGTAAAAGACCCTCAGGCCTGAGTGGGAAAAAAAGACTAACAAAACTGATTGATGCAAACATCTTTCCATAAGACAACAAAGGAAGATCAGTAGAAGTATAAGGAAAAAATTATGTCACAAAATAATTATCACTTttgcaaaaattgttttggcaaaaaatgtttttggtatTCTATAACCTCCAGACCTACATTAATATTACTTATCTGTGTCCTCCAGACTTATATCAATAATATTGTACTcaacttcttttcctttcttttttttttacaaaattcttgAAACATAAGGATTTGGAAAAAATACTAATTGTAAGAAATGATTATAATCTCTTTTTAACCATTTCACAATTTGCTATACCTTTATTTGTCAAGGAGACAAAGTTTCTGTTCACATATTGCAAGATATCAGTCATGTGAAACCAGAATTCAGGGATCAACTAAATGCACATTTCAACAGCTCTTACCTGTATGCTTCAAGTCATCAGCAAGTTCATCCTCAAAATTTTTGCCATATATTGAAGCTCCTCCACGCCCTGAACGACACAAGCATT
Protein-coding regions in this window:
- the LOC112572419 gene encoding peptidyl-prolyl cis-trans isomerase-like 1; amino-acid sequence: MAATTPTKMQPPNITLETTMGSVVVELYWKHAPNTCRNFAELSRRGYYNGVKFHRIIKDFMIQGGDPTGTGRGGASIYGKNFEDELADDLKHTGAGILSMANSGPNTNGSQFFITLAPTQWLDGKHTIFGRVFSGMSVVQRIGMVETDSNDRPLEEVKIIKAYPSPT